DNA from Herpetosiphonaceae bacterium:
ATCCCCGCCGCAGGCTCGTCCAGCAGAATCAGCTTCGGATCTGAGGCCAGCGCCCGTGCAATCTCCAGACGGCGCTGCTCGCCGTACGCCAGACTACGCGACAGATCGTTGGCGCGATGCGACAGCCGCACGAAGTCCAGCAGCTTCCGCGCGCGCTGCTCCGCCTTGCGCTCCTCTTCTTTGAACGCCTGCGAGTGCAGCAAGATCTGCCAGACGCTGGTCTTGAGACGCGGGTGCATCCCGACCAGCACGTTTTCCAGCACGGTCATGTTGTTGAACAGGCGAATGTTCTGGAACGTGCGGGTGATCCCCTGCGCGGCGATCTGATCGGGCCGCAGGCCGATCAGCGATTGACCGTCGAGCGTAATCGTGCCTTCGTCGGGCTGGTAAATACCGGTGACGATGTTGAAGAACGTCGTCTTGCCCGCGCCGTTCGGTCCGATCACGCTGATGATGCTGTGCGGATCGACCTGGAGCGACACATCGTTGACCGCCGTCAGACCGCCAAAGCGCTTCGTGATGTGCTGTGCTTCCAACAATGCCACGGCTTATGTTCCTCGTCTACCGCATGCAGATCGGCGCATCTGCCGATCCGCACCGTCGGCTATGACTTCATACCTATATCGGGATGGACCAGATTCTTCGCGTCTTGTGCCATCTGCTCGCCCTCGGCTGCCTCCTGGTGTAGCTCAAAGCGACGGCGGCGCTCCGGCAAAATACCTTCGGGCCGGAAGATCGTCATCAGGATCAGCACCAGCCCAAAGAGGAGCCGCTGATAGGAGACGGGGTCGAACTGCGCGGGAATCGGCAGGCCCGCGCGTCGCCAGTCGTTCAACTGCGCCGCGAAATCCGGCAGAATACGCAGATTGAGCAGCGTGATCACCGTCGCGCCCAGGATCACGCCTGGAATACTGCCCATCCCGCCCAGGATCACCATCGCCAGAATACTGATCGAGCGCACCAGATCGAAGGTCGGCGGGCTGATAAAAAGCTGCTTGGCGGCAAAGAGCACGCCCATCGCCCCGGCGAACGACGCGCCCGCGGCAAAGGCCAGCAGCTTCATGCGCACCAGCGGCACGCCCATCGCAATCGCGGCGGTTTCGTCCTCGCGGATCGCCGTCCAGGCACGTCCAATCCGCGACTGATTGAGCCGTCGCGCGACCATCACCGTCAGCAGCACGATCAGGATCGCCAGCACATACATGTACATGCGGTACTCAGCGCCTTGGCTTGGCTGGAACCCGGCAGCCGCGACCACCGGC
Protein-coding regions in this window:
- a CDS encoding ABC transporter ATP-binding protein; translation: MALLEAQHITKRFGGLTAVNDVSLQVDPHSIISVIGPNGAGKTTFFNIVTGIYQPDEGTITLDGQSLIGLRPDQIAAQGITRTFQNIRLFNNMTVLENVLVGMHPRLKTSVWQILLHSQAFKEEERKAEQRARKLLDFVRLSHRANDLSRSLAYGEQRRLEIARALASDPKLILLDEPAAGMNPQETEEATDLIRRLRDDLGITVVLIEHDMSLVMEISERIVVLDYGKKISEGTPLDVRRDPRVIEAYLGPGAAAALEKQAQDGTLNTPHPVDSQPSTLPHPTPNQK